In Fimbriimonadales bacterium, the following are encoded in one genomic region:
- a CDS encoding tetratricopeptide repeat protein — protein sequence MGTVTYPDERVINFLEKNFVPVRLDVTEESPNIKEWSHKMSQLWTPCLIVLDSDRREARRAYGYLPPNEFIAELKMGLGMISMLRGDYENAYTIFQGVLNNHPDSAVVPEALYWCGVTAYKRDGKAEKLVEHWKELKNRFPQSIWWTKASFIE from the coding sequence ATGGGTACCGTGACGTATCCCGATGAAAGAGTAATCAACTTTTTAGAAAAGAATTTCGTTCCCGTTAGGTTGGATGTTACGGAAGAATCACCGAATATCAAAGAATGGTCTCATAAAATGTCCCAACTTTGGACGCCGTGTTTGATCGTTTTAGATAGCGACAGACGCGAAGCGAGACGAGCATACGGTTATCTACCTCCGAACGAGTTTATTGCGGAATTGAAGATGGGGCTTGGAATGATAAGCATGCTTCGTGGTGATTATGAGAATGCATACACAATTTTCCAAGGTGTGCTCAACAATCATCCGGATAGCGCAGTCGTTCCGGAAGCGTTGTATTGGTGCGGCGTAACTGCATACAAGCGCGACGGAAAAGCAGAAAAATTAGTCGAGCATTGGAAGGAATTGAAGAATCGCTTTCCGCAGAGTATTTGGTGGACGAAGGCTTCGTTTATCGAATAA
- a CDS encoding single-stranded DNA-binding protein, translated as MASINRVVLTGRLTQDPELQTTASGKPLVRFTLAVQKRIKPADPNQKDANFIRCIAWNQSAEFLANYAQKGRMIAVDGRLDQRRYVGNDGVNREVIEVVADNVALLDRPRDGTEGVAVVEPEEAMAGVPSTGGIEPEEYDPFAEE; from the coding sequence ATGGCATCTATCAATCGTGTAGTTCTCACTGGACGTTTGACTCAAGACCCTGAACTCCAAACCACTGCAAGTGGAAAGCCCCTCGTTCGGTTCACACTCGCTGTTCAAAAACGGATAAAACCTGCGGACCCGAATCAAAAAGACGCGAACTTTATCCGTTGTATCGCCTGGAACCAAAGCGCGGAATTTTTAGCGAATTACGCTCAAAAGGGACGAATGATTGCCGTTGACGGGCGACTCGACCAACGCCGGTACGTCGGAAACGACGGCGTTAATCGAGAAGTTATCGAGGTAGTCGCAGATAATGTTGCGCTACTCGACCGCCCGCGAGATGGCACCGAAGGTGTTGCAGTGGTTGAACCTGAAGAGGCTATGGCTGGAGTTCCAAGCACCGGAGGGATAGAACCCGAAGAATACGACCCGTTTGCGGAGGAGTAA
- the ccsA gene encoding cytochrome c biogenesis protein CcsA: MNEPLLAAAPPSWTLTIGVLGRLFIYSSAVFSFVSILAWVFAKNNKRLERIGALSFNIGCYSLFGAILSLAVLFVFDRFEFAYVWGHGESANPIPLKIAGVWAGQEGSFLLWAVTSAIFGVLSVKNTGHYRRWYTIVYALFLFALSGILAFETPFALNLLGGQPVVPRDGVGLSPALQNYWVVVHPPVIFLGFGSLTVLFAYSFAAMATRDTVHWIKAVRPWALVSLAFVGAGLCLGGLWAYETLGWGGFWAWDPVENASLVPWIFTAAFVHGVMVQVTRGKWIITNLLLAAMPFLSFMYGTFLTRSGVLSDASVHSFAEMDRTALKLLVGILSAALVAFIALWIAQLFRAPTQTTSREYKEKGLHLEGFYRFGVALLAAIAVLTLVGMSVPLFMALKGAKPGIVEGFVYNRVLVWLFFPLMLGMATAPLVSWRPLPPKEFFKKIYNVVCVAAGMTGITALALTALPISNRLPLNSSLTMLGGYEIGVFPLLMAFLAILYLVIAANIVRMLELFKTSKAGTAPFIVHIGVAVLMAGLIVSQVFEQKTRILIQEGTPAPALFDYLIAFRGHTSNLTNRDNKVLFDITNHKDKFVASPGLYYYNDGSDEPKLMVWPYIERRALYDFYVSVNAREARASQVIPLKPGNSIAFQGFRLEYRGLDGPKENKNSDEITVSAIIEATSHVGSQILKPAIHYSPTKTESNLVNLGKSYQVELKDIDWTDKTAFVQIYFKKPLYSVEIFYKPMTLLVWLGTAIVTFGCLLTAWYRRNVSTLQNV; the protein is encoded by the coding sequence GTGAATGAACCTTTATTAGCAGCCGCCCCCCCGTCGTGGACGCTTACGATAGGCGTCTTGGGGCGCCTCTTTATTTATTCCAGTGCAGTGTTTTCTTTCGTATCCATCCTCGCTTGGGTTTTCGCAAAGAACAACAAGCGACTCGAACGGATAGGCGCATTATCCTTCAACATCGGATGCTATTCACTTTTCGGCGCGATCCTATCGTTGGCGGTTTTATTCGTTTTCGACCGCTTCGAATTCGCTTATGTGTGGGGGCATGGCGAGTCCGCAAATCCAATACCGCTTAAAATCGCTGGAGTATGGGCAGGGCAAGAGGGCAGTTTCCTTTTATGGGCTGTCACTTCAGCGATTTTCGGAGTTCTCTCCGTCAAGAATACAGGACATTACCGTCGCTGGTACACGATTGTTTATGCATTGTTTCTTTTTGCCCTTAGTGGAATCTTAGCGTTCGAAACACCTTTTGCACTGAACCTGTTGGGCGGTCAACCCGTAGTTCCGCGCGATGGTGTCGGGTTATCACCTGCACTGCAAAATTATTGGGTCGTCGTTCACCCCCCCGTCATCTTTTTGGGATTCGGGTCGTTGACCGTTTTGTTCGCATATTCCTTCGCGGCAATGGCGACACGCGACACGGTTCATTGGATAAAAGCAGTGCGCCCTTGGGCTCTTGTTTCTTTGGCATTTGTCGGTGCAGGGTTATGCCTGGGTGGACTCTGGGCATACGAAACTTTAGGATGGGGGGGCTTTTGGGCGTGGGACCCAGTGGAAAACGCGAGCTTAGTCCCATGGATCTTTACCGCTGCTTTCGTTCACGGTGTCATGGTTCAAGTCACGAGGGGTAAATGGATCATCACGAACCTATTACTTGCCGCGATGCCATTTCTTTCTTTCATGTATGGCACATTCCTCACGCGCTCCGGTGTTTTGAGCGACGCCAGCGTGCACAGTTTCGCTGAAATGGATCGCACTGCATTGAAACTGCTAGTGGGCATTCTTTCTGCTGCATTGGTTGCATTCATCGCACTTTGGATTGCTCAACTATTCAGAGCACCGACACAAACCACAAGTCGCGAATATAAGGAGAAAGGACTACATCTCGAAGGATTTTATCGGTTCGGTGTTGCTCTTCTCGCAGCGATTGCAGTGCTCACACTCGTAGGCATGAGCGTGCCCCTGTTTATGGCATTGAAGGGAGCGAAACCAGGAATCGTCGAGGGCTTCGTTTATAATCGCGTGCTCGTTTGGCTTTTCTTTCCGTTAATGCTCGGAATGGCAACTGCACCTCTCGTTTCCTGGCGACCTCTCCCACCGAAAGAATTTTTTAAAAAGATTTATAACGTCGTTTGTGTAGCCGCCGGGATGACGGGCATTACAGCGTTAGCACTTACCGCCCTTCCGATATCGAACCGACTGCCTTTGAATAGTTCATTGACGATGCTCGGTGGATATGAAATCGGAGTCTTTCCTTTACTTATGGCGTTTCTTGCTATTCTTTATCTCGTTATCGCTGCAAATATCGTTAGGATGCTCGAACTTTTCAAAACTTCGAAGGCAGGCACAGCACCTTTTATCGTGCACATCGGAGTTGCCGTATTGATGGCAGGGCTTATCGTTTCTCAAGTATTCGAACAAAAGACACGCATTTTAATTCAAGAAGGAACACCCGCACCTGCTCTTTTCGATTATTTAATCGCATTTCGTGGACATACTTCGAACTTAACTAACCGTGATAATAAAGTTTTGTTCGACATAACGAATCATAAAGACAAATTCGTCGCGAGTCCAGGACTTTATTATTATAACGACGGTAGTGACGAGCCGAAACTCATGGTCTGGCCTTATATCGAGCGTCGTGCCCTATACGACTTTTACGTTTCTGTAAATGCGCGAGAGGCACGCGCATCGCAAGTCATCCCACTAAAGCCTGGAAATTCAATTGCTTTTCAAGGCTTTCGCCTCGAATACCGCGGGTTGGACGGACCTAAAGAAAACAAAAATTCCGATGAAATCACTGTTTCCGCAATTATTGAAGCGACTTCTCACGTAGGCTCACAAATCCTAAAACCTGCAATCCATTATTCGCCGACGAAAACAGAATCCAACTTGGTGAATTTGGGCAAATCTTACCAAGTCGAGTTGAAAGACATTGACTGGACCGATAAAACCGCATTCGTACAGATTTATTTCAAAAAACCGCTTTACTCTGTCGAGATCTTTTACAAGCCCATGACACTCCTCGTTTGGTTAGGGACAGCGATTGTCACTTTCGGCTGCCTCCTCACTGCTTGGTATAGAAGAAATGTGAGCACTTTACAAAATGTTTAG
- a CDS encoding cytochrome c3 family protein: MSREKHRNVFRNLAPYGLIRNGLLNVYSARRAPRFSTVFLAIGLVAMLAATQKASNAQEKFPLDLFAQAKPEDYIGSKACEECHSDEYANFRLSAHAPYSQDPHLSLDKQGCEGCHGPGKFHLDESNPRVIAYGEIKPKEVAAACLRCHQTTMQSHQWSRTAHAQADVSCVSCHRIHPVADEKKPHSSFRPYPYPQPDKRLLKGDEATMCSSCHRAEASEFRLNTHHPVPEARMVCTDCHEIHPTDSASKRINLVKDKCVRCHGDIAGPFVYEHDPVAGWSGEGCAECHKPHGSHNPSLLKGFSRGLCAQCHTDKLTNHYPGNTCWTANCHVAIHGSNSDPRFLSR; this comes from the coding sequence ATGAGTAGGGAGAAGCACCGAAACGTCTTTCGAAATTTGGCACCTTATGGGCTGATAAGGAATGGGTTGCTAAATGTATATAGTGCACGCCGGGCACCGCGCTTTTCGACTGTTTTTTTAGCCATCGGTTTAGTCGCTATGCTCGCAGCCACCCAGAAAGCCAGCAACGCCCAAGAGAAATTCCCTCTCGACCTTTTCGCTCAAGCAAAGCCTGAGGACTACATCGGCTCGAAGGCGTGTGAAGAGTGCCATTCCGATGAATATGCAAACTTCAGACTATCCGCTCATGCCCCTTATTCACAGGACCCTCATCTTTCTTTGGACAAACAAGGTTGTGAAGGATGCCATGGGCCGGGCAAGTTCCATCTCGACGAAAGCAATCCGCGCGTTATCGCCTATGGAGAGATAAAACCGAAAGAGGTAGCCGCTGCATGTCTGAGGTGCCATCAAACCACAATGCAAAGTCACCAGTGGAGCCGAACGGCACACGCTCAAGCGGATGTGTCATGCGTTTCTTGTCACCGCATTCATCCAGTAGCGGATGAAAAGAAACCTCATTCTTCTTTTCGCCCTTATCCCTACCCACAACCTGATAAGCGACTGCTCAAAGGGGATGAGGCTACGATGTGTTCATCGTGCCATCGAGCAGAAGCCTCGGAATTTCGCCTAAATACTCATCATCCTGTTCCCGAGGCTCGAATGGTTTGCACGGATTGTCATGAAATTCACCCCACCGACTCTGCTTCAAAGCGAATCAACTTAGTAAAAGACAAATGCGTGCGATGTCATGGAGATATCGCAGGACCTTTTGTTTATGAGCACGACCCCGTAGCAGGTTGGTCAGGTGAAGGCTGCGCGGAATGCCATAAGCCACATGGTTCACACAACCCGAGCCTGTTGAAAGGATTTTCCAGGGGGTTATGTGCTCAATGTCATACCGACAAACTCACGAACCATTACCCAGGAAACACATGCTGGACTGCGAATTGCCATGTAGCCATCCACGGTTCGAATTCCGACCCGAGGTTTTTAAGCCGATGA
- a CDS encoding sigma-70 family RNA polymerase sigma factor: MLFRKTRKPEEFERAVREVFPAIYSTALRLTRDRDNAEDLVQEALVRAYEAYDRFDGKNFRAWVLKILTNLYINKYRAARRSPTIESLDEGVAGEMIASEEAEPSEELLEGVMSEQVEEALAQLPEEYRTAVLLCDVEGLSYGDIAEALEVPIGTVRSRIARGRAMLRNLLLEYAKTQGYLKR, translated from the coding sequence ATGCTCTTCCGAAAGACGAGGAAGCCTGAAGAGTTTGAACGGGCAGTTCGAGAAGTCTTTCCGGCAATCTACAGTACTGCTTTGAGGTTGACTCGTGACCGTGACAATGCGGAAGACTTGGTTCAAGAAGCATTGGTCCGCGCGTACGAAGCCTACGACCGTTTTGACGGGAAGAACTTCAGAGCCTGGGTACTGAAGATTCTCACGAACTTATACATCAATAAGTACCGTGCAGCGCGCCGCAGCCCGACCATCGAGTCTTTAGATGAGGGGGTTGCGGGTGAGATGATTGCTTCCGAAGAGGCTGAGCCTAGCGAAGAACTCTTGGAAGGAGTCATGAGCGAGCAGGTCGAAGAGGCTCTCGCTCAGTTGCCGGAAGAATATCGTACAGCGGTTTTATTGTGCGACGTAGAAGGTTTAAGTTACGGAGATATCGCGGAGGCACTGGAAGTGCCAATTGGAACCGTACGTTCGAGAATCGCTCGTGGAAGAGCGATGTTGAGAAATTTGCTTTTAGAATATGCGAAGACGCAAGGCTATTTGAAAAGATAG
- a CDS encoding bifunctional phosphoglucose/phosphomannose isomerase, producing MPERLNDPGFVVKNDPSGLMGLALGFPDQCRKALSLSEKVEIPSEYKGKSHIVVSGMGGSAAGGDFLRSLMEAESNIPCFVVRDYSIPNFVNKETLFIACSYSGNTEETLSATNEALERNASILAITTGGELRRLANEKGFPVILLPSGLPPRMAFGYLFVPMLYTICALSYLPNAPFEEAFSVLERCRDDWNPEKPLPGNLTKGLAARLFGRLPIIYGLGSWQGVVSNRWKCQINENAKVMAFANAFPELNHNEIVGWTLASRQNVRYWVCVFLESGFESKKMQIRARVTSDLIRDKTELYTVTARGNSLLTQMLTLAYFGDFTSLYLAALYEVDPARIEAIDKLKTALREAH from the coding sequence GTGCCTGAAAGGCTGAACGACCCTGGGTTCGTAGTAAAAAACGACCCCAGCGGGTTGATGGGTCTCGCTTTGGGCTTTCCGGATCAATGCCGGAAAGCCCTTTCGCTTTCCGAAAAGGTGGAGATTCCTTCGGAATACAAAGGAAAATCGCACATCGTCGTTTCTGGCATGGGTGGCTCCGCGGCTGGGGGGGATTTTTTGCGTTCGCTCATGGAAGCCGAATCGAACATTCCCTGTTTCGTCGTGCGCGATTACTCGATTCCCAACTTCGTAAATAAGGAGACGCTCTTTATCGCATGCAGTTACAGCGGTAATACCGAAGAAACCCTCTCCGCAACGAATGAAGCACTCGAACGAAACGCCTCGATACTTGCCATAACGACGGGTGGAGAATTACGGAGGCTCGCGAACGAAAAAGGTTTTCCCGTGATTTTGCTTCCTTCGGGTCTGCCCCCCCGCATGGCTTTCGGATATCTATTCGTTCCTATGCTCTATACGATTTGTGCATTAAGTTATTTGCCGAATGCCCCTTTCGAAGAGGCTTTTTCGGTGCTCGAAAGATGTAGGGACGATTGGAATCCTGAAAAACCTCTTCCTGGAAATCTCACGAAAGGGCTTGCAGCGCGACTTTTCGGAAGACTTCCGATAATTTACGGTTTAGGATCTTGGCAAGGGGTGGTCTCTAATCGATGGAAATGCCAAATCAACGAAAACGCGAAAGTCATGGCTTTCGCGAACGCTTTTCCGGAATTGAATCACAACGAAATCGTGGGTTGGACTTTGGCATCTCGGCAAAATGTTCGCTATTGGGTTTGTGTGTTTTTGGAATCGGGCTTCGAAAGCAAAAAAATGCAAATTCGCGCGCGGGTAACTTCGGATTTGATTCGAGATAAAACGGAACTTTATACGGTTACAGCACGGGGCAATTCGCTTCTTACGCAAATGCTCACCTTGGCATACTTCGGTGATTTCACGAGTTTGTATTTAGCCGCACTTTACGAAGTGGACCCTGCACGTATAGAGGCAATAGACAAACTAAAAACCGCTCTGCGCGAAGCGCATTGA
- the rpsF gene encoding 30S ribosomal protein S6, producing the protein MTNNLRAYEALYIVPANLTEEALQSILEKHSRVIEEQGGKVQKAEVWDKRKLAYPIKGNTEGNYLLLEFQAPPHVPSELRRIFRISDEVIRARIFKKE; encoded by the coding sequence ATGACGAACAATTTACGCGCGTACGAGGCTCTTTACATTGTCCCGGCTAACCTCACCGAGGAAGCGCTCCAGTCTATCCTGGAAAAGCATTCTCGCGTTATCGAGGAGCAGGGTGGTAAAGTCCAAAAGGCGGAAGTTTGGGATAAACGAAAGCTGGCTTACCCCATCAAAGGCAATACCGAGGGGAATTATTTGCTTTTGGAATTCCAGGCTCCTCCACACGTACCTTCGGAACTGAGAAGGATTTTTCGAATCAGTGACGAAGTGATACGCGCAAGAATCTTCAAAAAAGAGTGA